The Geobacter sp. AOG2 genome includes a window with the following:
- a CDS encoding HD-GYP domain-containing protein: MEEVDKQLALRMITLFSGAVKGMAFYPESHPAIRQPLLELDKLFGAALARSTDLTWGVIDGVMFFGKHLFIAPTTAIADLTNRMMEKEIDRIVIKNGLAFDELQGFVRLLSGKSAGFDDLSARMHQKGIHNILVVRQEGAPLPEQPEENGDENGDGYALATYGQALGAIRGICLDIEQGRIPSSAAVIGVVDRLAGITMREPSALLGLAMIKDYDHYTFNHCVNVGVLAMSLGASLGMDTEDVKEVGIAGQLHDIGKTLIPKEILNKPGKLSSAEFHEMKRHSELGAKIIQEMDGISPRIAQAVLGHHLHYNRSGYPEWARRFDYNRTADIIAIADTYDAITTLRVYQHPVTPHAALAVLQKLGGTILDGGLVARFMEMMGKYPVGTLVRLDNNEVALVQRPNPLDEEAPVVRIVLEQDGARLPLPREQRLVERDGSSYARIVAVVDPLLKNIDVGRLINRGHY, translated from the coding sequence ATGGAGGAGGTCGATAAGCAGCTTGCCTTACGGATGATCACCCTCTTTTCGGGGGCGGTCAAGGGAATGGCCTTCTACCCCGAATCCCATCCCGCCATCCGCCAACCCCTGCTTGAGCTGGACAAACTCTTCGGTGCCGCCTTGGCCCGAAGCACCGACCTCACCTGGGGGGTCATCGATGGTGTCATGTTCTTCGGGAAACACCTCTTCATCGCCCCCACCACCGCCATTGCCGACCTGACCAACCGGATGATGGAGAAAGAAATCGACCGGATTGTCATAAAGAACGGACTTGCCTTCGACGAGTTGCAGGGGTTTGTGCGCCTTCTCTCCGGCAAATCAGCCGGATTCGACGACCTCTCTGCCCGGATGCACCAGAAGGGGATACACAACATCCTGGTGGTACGGCAGGAGGGTGCTCCCTTGCCGGAGCAGCCGGAAGAAAACGGCGACGAGAATGGGGACGGCTACGCCTTGGCTACCTACGGCCAAGCATTGGGAGCGATCCGCGGCATCTGTCTCGATATCGAACAAGGACGGATTCCCAGCAGTGCCGCGGTGATCGGCGTGGTGGACCGGTTGGCCGGCATCACCATGCGGGAGCCTTCCGCCCTCCTGGGTCTGGCCATGATCAAGGACTATGACCATTACACCTTCAACCACTGCGTCAACGTCGGGGTGCTGGCCATGTCCCTCGGTGCCTCCCTCGGCATGGACACCGAAGACGTCAAGGAGGTCGGTATAGCCGGGCAGTTGCACGACATCGGCAAAACCCTGATACCAAAGGAAATACTCAACAAACCCGGCAAGCTGTCCAGCGCAGAGTTCCATGAGATGAAACGCCATTCGGAGCTGGGCGCCAAGATCATCCAAGAGATGGATGGGATCTCCCCCCGAATCGCCCAAGCCGTTCTGGGGCACCATCTGCACTACAACCGCAGCGGCTATCCCGAATGGGCTCGCCGGTTCGACTACAACCGGACGGCCGACATCATTGCCATCGCCGACACCTACGATGCCATCACCACCCTGCGTGTCTACCAACACCCCGTCACCCCCCATGCCGCCCTGGCGGTACTGCAAAAATTGGGTGGAACCATCCTGGATGGCGGCCTGGTGGCTCGCTTCATGGAGATGATGGGCAAATACCCGGTGGGGACGCTGGTACGCCTGGACAACAACGAGGTGGCTCTGGTCCAGCGGCCCAACCCGCTGGATGAAGAGGCCCCGGTGGTCAGGATCGTGCTCGAACAGGACGGCGCCCGTCTCCCGCTACCCCGTGAACAGCGGCTGGTGGAGCGCGACGGTTCGAGCTACGCCAGAATTGTGGCGGTGGTTGACCCGCTCTTGAAAAATATCGACGTGGGGAGACTGATCAACCGGGGGCATTACTGA
- a CDS encoding HEAT repeat domain-containing protein, with protein sequence MQVTNPSSPPTVLEALGNVSRALRAWQFYPKGHPSRKNSILQAHQTLLRALDGTTLSLLCGRTGFSLPNGETFKDSMRIAASLSFELFARRAQKITFLGDLFQEDLLDFIRVISLSPDAVQQAGGLEKVMQEHGIRTIWANELDLSTILDKRREVESRGVTPPGLDEIEDDGLEFLDTQESSVPPPENIDPEQALRGLLNRLSTTADEDIYPMLARQGITCCEALIARHEPAPVLPVVELFAQHASDPSRGNKIMEVARVGLEQLAAREEFLEFILDSLSAPDGVSPKGALAVMTTGGQPAVGRAVEKLATTENLAVRKKLTMLLARLGEPAVAPILSMLDDNRWYMVRNLAAILGDIGSRKAVPQLEKCLRHSDTRVAKEAIRSLAKIGGQQAETAVIAVLDGTDSALWPQAIASLGGMKSRKALAVLLQIVCDNDRFLQNLALKCDALTAIAMIGGQQATPRLVKLLESRHIISRSRWTQLKISIAACLAKLDDSRALPALRRKARGSGELARACTEALNSIERTKD encoded by the coding sequence ATGCAAGTAACCAATCCATCCTCGCCTCCCACTGTCCTGGAGGCCTTGGGCAACGTCAGCCGGGCGTTGCGTGCATGGCAGTTCTATCCCAAAGGGCACCCCAGCCGCAAGAACAGCATCCTCCAAGCGCACCAGACCCTCCTGCGGGCGCTGGACGGCACCACTCTTTCCCTTTTGTGCGGACGTACCGGGTTCAGCCTGCCAAACGGCGAGACCTTCAAGGATAGCATGCGAATAGCCGCTTCCCTCTCCTTCGAGCTTTTTGCCCGACGCGCGCAGAAGATCACCTTTCTCGGCGACCTGTTCCAGGAAGACCTTCTGGATTTCATCAGGGTTATATCGCTTTCCCCCGACGCCGTCCAGCAGGCCGGTGGCCTGGAAAAGGTCATGCAGGAGCACGGCATCCGCACCATATGGGCCAACGAACTCGACCTTTCCACCATCCTGGACAAACGTCGCGAGGTTGAATCACGGGGGGTGACCCCACCGGGACTTGACGAAATCGAAGACGATGGCCTGGAATTCCTGGACACACAGGAGTCTTCCGTGCCCCCCCCCGAAAACATCGACCCGGAACAGGCGTTGCGCGGCCTCTTGAACCGCTTGAGCACAACTGCTGACGAAGATATCTACCCGATGCTCGCCCGCCAGGGCATTACCTGCTGCGAAGCCCTCATCGCCCGCCATGAGCCGGCCCCGGTGCTTCCCGTCGTGGAACTGTTCGCGCAGCATGCCTCCGACCCGAGCCGCGGCAACAAGATCATGGAGGTTGCGCGGGTCGGCCTCGAACAACTGGCAGCACGGGAGGAGTTTCTCGAATTTATCCTCGACAGCCTGAGCGCGCCCGACGGGGTTTCCCCCAAAGGTGCCCTGGCCGTGATGACCACCGGCGGCCAACCAGCCGTCGGCCGTGCCGTCGAAAAACTGGCCACGACCGAGAACCTGGCCGTGCGCAAAAAGCTGACCATGCTGCTGGCTCGCCTGGGTGAACCAGCCGTAGCCCCGATCCTGTCGATGCTGGACGACAATCGCTGGTATATGGTCAGAAACCTGGCCGCTATCCTTGGGGATATCGGTAGTCGAAAGGCGGTCCCCCAACTGGAAAAATGCCTGCGACATTCCGACACCAGGGTTGCCAAGGAAGCCATCCGCAGCCTTGCGAAGATCGGGGGGCAGCAGGCGGAGACCGCTGTCATCGCCGTACTGGACGGGACAGATTCCGCCTTGTGGCCCCAGGCGATCGCCTCGCTCGGCGGCATGAAGAGCCGCAAGGCCTTGGCCGTACTGTTGCAAATTGTTTGCGACAACGACAGGTTCCTGCAAAATCTCGCCCTGAAATGCGATGCCCTGACGGCGATCGCTATGATCGGCGGGCAACAGGCGACCCCCCGCCTGGTAAAACTCCTGGAAAGCAGGCACATTATCTCGCGCAGCCGCTGGACGCAGCTCAAGATTTCGATTGCCGCCTGCCTGGCCAAGCTGGACGACAGCCGCGCCCTTCCGGCCTTGAGAAGAAAAGCGCGGGGATCGGGTGAACTGGCCCGAGCCTGCACCGAAGCGCTCAACTCCATCGAACGGACAAAGGACTGA